From a single Rosa rugosa chromosome 7, drRosRugo1.1, whole genome shotgun sequence genomic region:
- the LOC133722512 gene encoding protein C2-DOMAIN ABA-RELATED 5-like, with amino-acid sequence MENLVGLLRIHIQRGVNLAVRDMRSSDPYLIVKMGKQKLKTRVVKRNLNPEWDEKLTLTVSDPNIPVKLFVYDKDTFTFDDKMGDAEFETATFVKVVQMGLEGLPDGTIIAKVQPTRQNCLAEESRIIWSNGKVVQNMVLRLRNVERGEVELQLQWIHVPRSMGH; translated from the exons ATGGAGAATCTGGTGGGTCTTTTGCGGATTCACATTCAAAGAGGAGTGAATCTTGCCGTAAGAGACATGAGAAGTAGTGATCCTTACCTCATTGTCAAAATGGGCAAGCAG AAGTTGAAAACGCGCGTTGTGAAGCGGAATCTGAACCCTGAGTGGGACGAAAAATTGACTCTTACTGTTTCAGACCCAAATATTCCGGTTAAGCTCTTTGTGTATGACAAAGATACTTTCACTTTTGATGACAAGATGGGTGATGCAGAGTTTGAGACTGCTACATTCGTTAAAGTAGTGCAGATGGGCTTGGAAGGTCTCCCAGACGGAACCATAATTGCGAAAGTTCAACCAACTAGGCAAAATTGCCTTGCGGAAGAGAGTCGCATTATTTGGTCCAACGGCAAAGTTGTGCAAAACATGGTTCTCAGACTCAGAAATGTCGAGCGTGGTGAAGTGGAACTCCAATTGCAGTGGATTCATGTTCCTCGTTCTATGGGTCACTGA